ttatgtcTTTTGTGTGGTattttctctttgttaattttgtCTCAAACTACTCTGGAATGTTTTCTCATGTTAAGGTTTCAGAATCAGGGCCTTTTCCAGTTTCCACCCATTGCTGAAGCAATTTGATTCTAATATCTTCATCACTGTCTTACACTCTTACTAGTTATCAATCTGTTTTAATGTTTCGGTGATTTCCTTTGTACTTTATTACTGTGCCTGAGGTTTCATTATGCAAACTGGAAACGAAATGAATCAATTGAGTGCGCATTATGTCATCGATCATGACATGGAGAGTAAATGAGTCCATTGAAATTAACATAGGTATTGATGTAATGAATTTCTCATCTTGAACGGGCAATTGGAGCCAGaactaaaagaaaatgaatttacATGTAAAGACCCATTTGAAACTAAATCACACATTCAATTTTTGTAGAGTATCCAAACATTTCCTATTTATAGTGCCTTGACActttaaaggaaaaatatctagttattcttttgcattttaacTATTGGTGTCCGTTTCTATCTAGGAAAATGATTGAGAAACTGCACCAGGATGTACTTTTCATCTAGTGTCCTTGATAATTATGAATCAAGTTGGATAGTCTTTTTATCACATTGTTGATGCAGTAACAGACTGTATCTTACTTTGCAACTATTGTACTTAACTAACATATTCTTTCTCCTAAacaggaaaggaaaaaggaaaataaaatgttgATGACTACTGCATTTACTGGTTTAAGTGCTGACACTTACTGATTTGGCCTTAATTCTGTACTATCTTGGTTGCTGctatttattatatatgtggTTTAACTTGGTTTATAACAGAACAGTGGTTGTTTTGGATGCTGCACTAAACCCACGCCAATTATTGCTGTTGATGAGCCCTCAAAGGGACTAAAAATTCAAGGGCGAATGGTGAGAAAACCTAGCATATCAGATGATTTTTGGAGTACCAGCACATGTGATCTGGAGAACAGCACTGTTCAATCTCAAAGAAGCATATCATCTATCAGCACGTTAAACCAGGCCCTCAGTTTTGGCAGTGGCAGTGCTAGCATGAACAGCCAGTCTGACTTTGTAAATCATGGTAAGTTTTCTTCATAtgttattctttattttctgcttGTGTTCTGCGAGGTAGAGGAAGGCCTAAACTAACATTGGGGTTGAAGTAGTAAAAATGACATGTTAATTAAAGAGGTAACAGAAAGTGTAATTTAGGATAGGATAGAACACAGAGAAGAATAGATGTGTTCAACCCGATATAGTCTGCTGAGGATCTATAGTCGACCGCAAAATCTTGGGACTgaggttttgttgttgttgtagtacTAAGAAAGTATGGTTGTTCTTATATGCTGCTATCATTAAGGTTTTTTGGCTAGCTTTGTTCATGGTTATGGGTTTATGGCTTGTACTTCATTGATGCCAGATTTAGTGCAATGCTACGTTGTGAGACTATGTCATGAAACATGTACATTTTTCAATTGCAGGTCTTCTTCTCTGGAATCAAACCAGGCTTCAATGGATTGGAAGTAGCAGGCCTAGGAatcaaactcaacaaagtcaggAACCCAGATTAAGGTGAGTTACTTCATACTTGTGCCTTTTATGAAGAATTCATTGATTGAAATCCTGCAGCAATCATCTATTAAGTTTATAGACTTAAGAGGCAAAATTTGCTTAATAGTacttttttaggaaaaaattggGTGAATATCATATGTTTGAAGTTTTTTAGTTAGTTAGACTGTTTTTTGtaagtcgagtttggcaaactcgagtTCGGGCTAGAAGTTGAGTTTGACAAACTCAACTTCCAAGCAATATTGATGCATTCTGCTTGGTCCTGCTTGGAAGTCGACTTTGTCCAGCCCAAACTCGACTTCCAAAAACAGTCTAACTTACTAAATAACTTCTTTCGTGTACTACTttcctaaaatttttctaaaaacatactatttggcaaattttgccgACTTAAGAAGGGAGTGCTTATTGTGGTGCTCtcttttatggtttttgataaCATAGTCAGTAACTGTCGATTTAAGCATTACTGCATGCATTATTTGCGATCGTTAGGAAATTAATAGTGATCAGTGAGAAAAGTGCCTTTGAAATCTGATTATGAAGGGAGAAAggtgttcaccaaaccgcaCAAACCGCAAAAATCGCACCAAAACCGCCCGCAAAATAGCATAATCGCATCGCACCGCAAATAATAATGCATCGCACCGCATCGTGGAGTGTAGTTTgcaattttataataagaaaaccacacAAATCGCACCACACcgcaccctctctatatattaatatatttatttttttaatattaaatatattattaattaattgtttaataaccctagttttcaaaaaaaaaaaaattaataatccttacaagtgttgattaggaaagccaacccaaaataaagaaaaactaactcaatattttaaaactttgcccaaaacaaaagggaaaatcCGTTTTTTGCTAAGTaggaaaaacctaaaatttgaaatatatattggTTTTAAATTGCATCTTATACACCGCACTGCACAAGTGACCACAAAAATGAGGTGCAGTGCAGATATGATTTTCGTTAACTCTAAACAGCATCGCACCACACTGCATTgcacatgtgaccgcaaaaatgagATGTAATGTAGTTATAATTTTGCCTAAACTGCATCACAAAGTGTAATgctaaaaatgacccaaaaccgCACCGCATCGCACCGCAAACACCCCTAGGAGAAATCATACAAAGGGATAAATTATAAACACACATAACTGTAAGGAATAAATTATTACATGATGAGTTATTCTTTGTTCCACACTCTGTGAGCTATAATCCCCCAAAATTTATGTTTGTTTCACTTATTGTCTTTGCAGTTGGAATGCGTCTTACGAAAATTTGCTTGGGACCAAACAGCCTTTCCCCCACCCTATGCCTCTTTCTGTAAGTCTGCTATGTAATTTGGTAATCTTGCTTTATGTTGTTGGAATTTTATGCTAATTACACAGTTTGCTATTtgtgttttaaacttttaattgaTAGGAAATGGTAGAATTTCTAGTGGAGGTCTGGGAGCAGGAAGGGCTGTATGATTGAGGAAGTATATCATACCAAGATCCCACTGTGTCCTTTTTAACTCTTAAAGAGTCTTTTGTGTATAGTTGGGGGCaaaggaggaagaaaaagaatgagcAAATTTGTCTATCTCAATTGTAATACTACACACTAATgacaatccttttttttttttttctttttcttttttaatctatttcCATTTTCTCCTGTACATGACCCTCTACTATATTCAAACCGAATACAGATGCAAATATGTAGATAACACTGAACTtgatgttttcttttcttttcctttccattTTGGCGGGCTGATTAACTTTTTCTTCTTGCtcttatcccttttttttcctcctcatACTATTGTTTATGCATTATGTTATTGAGTTGTATATCTTTACCTTTCTTTAGTCGGTCattaaacaaaaagtaaaaggtATTAGTGCATGCACCCTCAGAAGAAACATTGCAATTGATACATTTCTCGCCCGCTATATTGACTAGACTAGTAAAGGCACAACTGGACATCAATTGTCAACTAGGGTGACTGAATTGAACACGGCCAAGCCTTGGTGAAGAAGGATAGGCTTATTTGCAATTTGCCAATATTTTAGAGGTACTTTGAATCATAAGCAGTGGGCTTGTGATTCATGTACAA
This DNA window, taken from Quercus robur chromosome 2, dhQueRobu3.1, whole genome shotgun sequence, encodes the following:
- the LOC126715397 gene encoding uncharacterized protein LOC126715397 isoform X1, which produces MVTLNSSISSWLRHFLAYMGGCFGCCTKPTPIIAVDEPSKGLKIQGRMVRKPSISDDFWSTSTCDLENSTVQSQRSISSISTLNQALSFGSGSASMNSQSDFVNHGLLLWNQTRLQWIGSSRPRNQTQQSQEPRLSWNASYENLLGTKQPFPHPMPLSEMVEFLVEVWEQEGLYD
- the LOC126715397 gene encoding uncharacterized protein LOC126715397 isoform X2, with the protein product MVRKPSISDDFWSTSTCDLENSTVQSQRSISSISTLNQALSFGSGSASMNSQSDFVNHGLLLWNQTRLQWIGSSRPRNQTQQSQEPRLSWNASYENLLGTKQPFPHPMPLSEMVEFLVEVWEQEGLYD